A single genomic interval of Orcinus orca chromosome 19, mOrcOrc1.1, whole genome shotgun sequence harbors:
- the HIGD1B gene encoding HIG1 domain family member 1B, translated as MSANKGWWAPPEGEDSMSEKFLRKTRESLLVPIGLGGCVVVAAYRIYWLKPRGSTKMSTHLIHTRVAAQACAVGVIMLGAVYTMYRDYVKRTAQDTGGKWDSYRPGAVRPLRSTPGRLPGDQAGRRLQLGAESVRPRGRQHRSRTQVPG; from the exons ATGTCTGCTAACAAAGGCTGGTGGGCACCACCTGAGGGTGAGGACAGCATGTCTGAGAAGTTCCTGAGGAAGACCAGGGAGTCTCTGCTGGTGCCTATAG GCTTAGGAGGCTGCGTGGTGGTGGCAGCATACAGGATTTACTGGCTGAAGCCTCGTGGTTCCACCAAGATGTCCACACACCTGATTCACACCCGAGTGGCAGCACAGGCCTGTGCTGTGGGTGTGATCATGCTGG GTGCTGTGTACACGATGTACAGAGACTACGTCAAGAGAACCGCGCAGGATACTGGGGGGAAGTGGGACTCCTACAGGCCTGGGGCAGTCAGACCTCTTCGATCAACCCCTG GCCGCCTCCCTGGGGACCAGGCAGGAAGAAGGCTGCAGCTGGGAGCAGAGTCAGTGCGGCCTCGTGGGAGACAACACAGATCCAGAACCCAAGTGCCAGGATGA